The Deltaproteobacteria bacterium PRO3 region GAGGCGCTCGCGGAGGCCGGGGTGCTTCTCTTCCAGCGCGGCGAGAACCGCCTTGACGGTGGCGCCGGCGACCTCGACCTCGGACTGGTTGCCGGTGAGTTTTTGCAGGGGGGTGGGGATGCGGACCTTAATGGCCATGGCTTTCTCCTTGGTTCGACTTTAATTTTCTCTCTTCGAAATCCTTGGCGTCGGGATTCCAGAAAAATTCGCTGGCGGCGACCGCCTTGCCCTTCTCGACCGAGATCACGACGTGGCCGACTTCGGGGTAGCTGGGCTCGCCCCAGGGGCAGGCGATGGCGCGGTCTTCCTCCGAGAAGTAGACGCCGTGCTCGGGGTGCGAGTGGTAGAAGAGCTTCACCTCGAAGCCCTTGCTCTCGGCCTCCTTCTCGACGATGCGGACCTCCCTGGGGTCCATCTGATAGGCCGTCTTCGCCTCGCGCGGGTAGCGCTGCGGGTCCTTGGCGTGCAGCTCGTCCTGGATGTTCTTGACCGGAAACACGCCGATGGCGACGCGCTTCTCCTTGGGGCCGATCACGATGCCGCAGGCCTCGTTGGGGTACTCGCGCTCGGCGTGGCGAAGCATCATGTCGAGGACGTAGCTGCTGATTTGTAGGTCTCGGTTCATATTTTTATAGGGGCACGTAACGGTCGCCATGGTCGCACAAGATCGTCACGACGACGCCCTCCTGCAGCCGGCTCGCCACCTCGATCGCGCTGGCGACGTTGCCGCCGCTGGAGTGGCCGACGCAGAGGCCCTCTTCCTTGGCGAGGCGCTCGGCCATGGCATAGCCCGCCTCGGTGGCCACCGGCAAGACCCCGTCCAGGATCTCGGGATGGTAGATCCCGGGGATGATCGAGGACGCCATGTGTTTCAAACCCTCCAAACCGTGCAGCTGCTCGGCGGGCTCGCTGGCGTAGCACTTAATCGCCCGCGAATAATCTTTCAAGCGCCGCGAGACCCCCATCACCGTGCCGCTGGTCCCGATGCCGGTGACGAAATGGGTGACGCGCCGGCCGGTCTGCTCGTAGATCTCGACGCCCGTGGTGTCGTAGTGCGCCTGGGGGTTGAAGACGTTGTTGTACTGGTCGGGCATGAAGTACTTTTCGGGATTTTCCTCCTTGAGCCTGCGGGCCAGCCGGATCGCCCCGTCGCTGCCCTCCATCGCCGAGCTGTAGGTCAGGGTCGCGCCGAAGCTCAAGGCCATGTCCTTGCGCTGGCGGCTGACGTTCTCGGGGACCACCAGCTCGACCTTGTAGCCCAGGGCGGCGCCGATCAGGGAATAGGCCACGCCCGTGTTGCCGCTGGTCGGGTCCATGATGGTTTTGTCCTTGGTCAAGGCCCCGGATTTGATCCCTTCGGAAATCATCCGGTAGGCCGGCCGATCCTTCACCGAACCGCCGGGGTTGAAGTACTCGACCTTGGCGTAGACCTCGACCTTCTCGGGGAGGCCGCGGGTGACCTCGCGCAGCCGAACCAAGGGGGTGTTGCCGATTTTTTCGAGAATCGATCGAATCATGAGGCGCCGCGAGGCCGAAGGCCCTATCCCGCGATGACGTTCATCTCGATGGGCTCGACGGTCAGGCCCCGCGAGCGGAAGTACTCGATGGCCTCGCCGATCTTCTCGTCCTCGCCCTCGAGCTCGAGCGCGATCAGGCCGACCGAGTCGTTGACCGAGGCGCTGCGGATGTTGAAGCGCACGCGGTACTTGTCGTACATGTCGCAGATGATCGCGTCCTTGACGGTATCGGTGGGAAAGGTCAGGTAAACTTTTCG contains the following coding sequences:
- a CDS encoding cysteine synthase family protein — protein: MIRSILEKIGNTPLVRLREVTRGLPEKVEVYAKVEYFNPGGSVKDRPAYRMISEGIKSGALTKDKTIMDPTSGNTGVAYSLIGAALGYKVELVVPENVSRQRKDMALSFGATLTYSSAMEGSDGAIRLARRLKEENPEKYFMPDQYNNVFNPQAHYDTTGVEIYEQTGRRVTHFVTGIGTSGTVMGVSRRLKDYSRAIKCYASEPAEQLHGLEGLKHMASSIIPGIYHPEILDGVLPVATEAGYAMAERLAKEEGLCVGHSSGGNVASAIEVASRLQEGVVVTILCDHGDRYVPL
- a CDS encoding M67 family metallopeptidase, which gives rise to MATVTCPYKNMNRDLQISSYVLDMMLRHAEREYPNEACGIVIGPKEKRVAIGVFPVKNIQDELHAKDPQRYPREAKTAYQMDPREVRIVEKEAESKGFEVKLFYHSHPEHGVYFSEEDRAIACPWGEPSYPEVGHVVISVEKGKAVAASEFFWNPDAKDFEERKLKSNQGESHGH
- a CDS encoding FeS-binding protein; amino-acid sequence: MVQRVKRKVYLTFPTDTVKDAIICDMYDKYRVRFNIRSASVNDSVGLIALELEGEDEKIGEAIEYFRSRGLTVEPIEMNVIAG
- a CDS encoding MoaD/ThiS family protein gives rise to the protein MAIKVRIPTPLQKLTGNQSEVEVAGATVKAVLAALEEKHPGLRERLYDEKGTLRRFINFYVNDEDIRFLNSEDTALKDGDELSIVPAIAGGR